One Drosophila virilis strain 15010-1051.87 chromosome 5, Dvir_AGI_RSII-ME, whole genome shotgun sequence DNA window includes the following coding sequences:
- the LOC6624739 gene encoding uncharacterized protein, whose protein sequence is MNTQSQLIYCGWLLVLLSPLTLVACYGDLSRSRLTAQAEHNLDAITKHAMVQATELVDSVVDDLLVLDSQNPIILSYLSNFEAFLATGENHTKEALQSFYNIVGVYLDADVAEKTSSIEIQLIAMCLQRTGFDRWKRTIQMRSTQLLKSFSKKLKKYMDTLDPEERLGLELRWKRVISRGGQRKLEKLRDFVTWLAR, encoded by the exons ATGAATACGCAGAGTCAACTCATATACTGCGGCTGGCTACTGGTATTGCTATCGCCG CTCACCCTGGTAGCCTGCTACGGAGATCTCAGTCGCAGCCGCTTAACAGCCCAGGCGGAACACAATTTGGATGCCATTACGAAGCATGCCATGGTTCAGGCCACAGAGCTGGTAGATAGTGTGGTCGATGATCTGCTCGTTCTGGACTCACAAAACCCTATAATACTCAGCTATCTGAGCAACTTCGAGGCGTTTCTTGCCACTGGCGAAAACCACACAAAGGAAGCGCTGCAATCCTTCTATAACATTGTGGGCGTGTACCTGGATGCAGATGTCGCCGAGAAGACGTCGAGCATTGAGATCCAATTAATTGCCATGTGTCTGCAGCGCACTGGCTTTGATAGATGGAAGCGCACGATCCAGATGCGATCTACCCAATTACTCAAATCATTTAGCAAGAAGCTCAAAAAGTACATGGACACCCTGGACCCGGAGGAGCGTTTGGGACTGGAGCTCAGATGGAAACGCGTTATATCACGCGGAGGTCAAAGGAAACTGGAAAAGTTACGAGATTTTGTGACTTGGCTGGCGAGATAA